One Rhipicephalus microplus isolate Deutch F79 chromosome 4, USDA_Rmic, whole genome shotgun sequence genomic window carries:
- the LOC119183744 gene encoding uncharacterized protein LOC119183744 yields MSSGDIGAASTAQLGRGTRNMDESSQDYQIILPRLPSNDSTLHTVFLHADIKARPYRVEDFRDALIRLALLPEVAALGAYQMNHVWAITFKDEEGKKRILAAGDIVVKNQRCITIDPNHQDTKLKIHWLLFNVPDDEVRAALAPYGKVNEIVRERWRVYGCTDKGSSTRVVSIRLKAGLTVDDLPHQLRIAGDLTLVVVAGRAPLCLRCRGTGHIRRDCRAPRCTVCRRFGHNESGCMRTYASVAGPAGGEELSEHHMDEAEAEELIGARREEPKPKLTPLTPRPTGAETTFNKDKGSTKDVQSTRNTQDITALAAQEEMSENMDTSNTCKRPREEAEGQKAATTKEVEEPPAKAMNVRRRPAPNILSERRIAENLPPTQVQQTQPPQQQPVPNQQTLHQRLTDHQQKGPSAGPPSDQKPP; encoded by the coding sequence TTATCAGATTATTTTGCCCCGACTGCCATCAAATGATTCAACGCTGCATACTGTCTTTTTGCACGCTGATATCAAGGCGCGGCCGTATCGCGTTGAGGATTTCAGGGACGCTCTTATTCGTTTGGCTTTGCTTCCCGAGGTTGCTGCCTTGGGGGCGTACCAAATGAATCATGTTTGGGCCATCACTTTCAAGGACGAGGAGGGCAAGAAGAGAATACTCGCTGCTGGGGACATTGTGGTGAAGAACCAGCGCTGTATCACTATCGACCCTAACCACCAGGATACGAAGCTGAAGATACACTGGCTATTGTTTAACGTTCCTGACGACGAGGTGAGGGCAGCGTTGGCTCCTTATGGCAAGGTGAACGAAATAGTGCGAGAGCGCTGGCGCGTGTATGGATGCACCGACAAAGGCTCTTCGACGCGAGTGGTGAGCATCAGGCTCAAAGCTGGCCTCACGGTGGATGACCTCCCACATCAGTTGCGGATTGCCGGAGACCTCACGCTAGTTGTCGTCGCGGGAAGAGCACCGCTATGCCTGCGTTGCCGCGGAACAGGTCATATTAGGAGGGATTGCCGAGCCCCACGTTGTACAGTGTGTCGGCGTTTTGGGCATAATGAGAGCGGCTGTATGAGAACATATGCAAGTGTAGCAGGGCCCGCGGGAGGCGAAGAACTTTCCGAGCATCACATGGACGAGGCTGAAGCAGAAGAGCTGATAGGGGCGCGTCGGGAGGAACCGAAACCCAAGTTGACGCCCCTTACGCCACGCCCCACAGGTGCTGAGACGACGTTTAACAAAGACAAGGGTTCTACAAAAGACGTGCAATCCACGAGGAACACACAAGATATAACGGCGCTTGCAGCACAGGAAGAAATGTCGGAAAACATGGACACGTCAAATACATGTAAAAGGCCCAGGGAAGAGGCGGAAGgccagaaggctgctacaacgaaagAAGTGGAGGAACCACCGGCCAAGGCGATGAACGTGCGCCGTAGACCGGCACCTAACATCCTCAGCGAACGTCGAATAGCCGAGAACCTCCCACCAACCCAGGTGCAACAGACACAACCGCCGCAGCAGCAACCAGTGCCGAATCAGCAGACGTTGCATCAGCGACTGACAGATCATCAACAGAAGGGGCCTTCAGCggggcccccttcagatcaaaagCCCCCGTAA
- the LOC142814073 gene encoding uncharacterized protein LOC142814073, with product MNWSLVPTKYLGVPLQHYKNTDDYWKEICESTREKTRNWGGRELSMFSRATACNWFIVCKVWYVLQFLFMSRANVQKLHRVLAVFVWGSVWERTSRTNLFHSLRNGGLGLAHLFLKQIVSRYIFLRDQCNPFVRTFLQIVLSNKIPDYVVSSMSVKCNLRGYLREVIMAYEILKVRFSMEYLSVVKRKRLYRDLRDVMLPQPIYRSVYQVGAERDVLKRVKMMTVRASAKTFFFQLHSGTLPVKPWLQEKGFFVPWSMDCLICKKPETVNHIFLDCWDAVFLWDILQRTLKKDLPITPHGIRFLAVENEDGVPYDMFMLLVLHSVWRTRMAVRHVDKDARCAHEYFTESIVYIRDVLSSREERPEWVSLLNVLATMKQF from the coding sequence ATGAACTGGTCACTTGTACCGACGAAGTATCTCGGAGTACCCCTCCAGCATTACAAAAACACGGATGATTACTGGAAAGAGATATGTGAGAGCACTCGTGAGAAGACAAGAAACTGGGGTGGTAGGGAACTTTCTATGTTTTCTAGAGCGACTGCATGCAATTGGTTCATTGTTTGCAAAGTATGGTATGTTCTGCAGTTCCTATTTATGTCAAGAGCAAATGTGCAGAAATTGCATCGAGTCTTAGCTGTGTTTGTTTGGGGGTCGGTTTGGGAGCGTACGAGTCGAACaaacttatttcattcactaagaaATGGCGGTTTAGGATTGGCTCACCTCTTCCTCAAGCAAATTGTGTCTAGATATATTTTTTTACGCGACCAATGTAACCCGtttgtgagaacatttctacaaattgtactttCTAATAAGATTCCTGATTATGTGGTATCAAGTATGTCTGTGAAATGTAACCTACGCGGATATTTAAGAGAAGTTATAATGGCATATGAAATACTGAAAGTGAGATTTTCAATGGAATATTTATCTGTTGTAAAGAGAAAACGTCTTTACAGAGATTTACGTGACGTAATGCTGCCTCAGCCTATCTACAGATCAGTATACCAGGTTGGTGCTGAACGTGACGTATTGAAGAGAGTGAAAATGATGACCGTACGCGCAAGtgcaaagacatttttttttcagctgcacagCGGAACATTGCCCGTAAAACCATGGTTACAAGAAAAGGGTTTCTTTGTTCCGTGGTCGATGGACTGCCTTATCTGTAAGAAACCCGAGACTGTCAACCACATTTTTCTTGATTGCTGGGATGCTGTTTTTCTGTGGGACATTCTGCAGCGTACTTTGAAAAAGGACTTGCCTATCACACCACACGGTATTAGATTCTTGGCTGTAGAAAATGAGGATGGTGTGCCTTATGATATGTTTATGTTGCTTGTGCTTCACAGCGTGTGGCGAACTAGAATGGCAGTAAGACACGTAGATAAAGATGCCCGATGTGCGCATGAATACTTCACGGAAAGTATTGTATACATAAGAGACGTGTTATCTTCCAGAGAAGAAAGACCCGAATGGGTGTCTTTGTTGAATGTGTTGGCTACAATGAAGCAGTTTTAA